In Phoenix dactylifera cultivar Barhee BC4 chromosome 11, palm_55x_up_171113_PBpolish2nd_filt_p, whole genome shotgun sequence, the following are encoded in one genomic region:
- the LOC120112312 gene encoding pyruvate decarboxylase 1-like, whose amino-acid sequence MEDGHTTGFNRRAAGTLGRHLARRLVQIGVRDVFSVPGDFNLTLLDHLIAEPGLNLVGCCNELNAGYAADGYARARGVGACVVTFTVGGLSVINAIAGSYSENLPIICIVGGPNSNDYGTNRILHHTIGLPDFSQELRCFQAVTCFQAVVNNLEDAHELIDTAISTALKESKPVYISVSCNLPAIPHPTFAPEPVPYFLAPKVSNQMVLEAAVEATAEVLNKAVKPVLVAGPRLRVAKAQQAFVEVANACGYPIAIMPSGKGLVPEHHPHFIGTYWGAVSTNFCGEIVESADAYVFVGPIFNDYSSVGYSLLIKKEKSVIVQPNRVTVGNGPSFGWVFMADFLTALAQKLKKNTTALENYRRIFVPPCLPLKRESNEPLRVNILFKHIQNMLSGDTAVISETGDSWFNCQKLRLPANCGYEFQMQYGSIGWSVGATLGYAQAAKDKRVIACIGDGSFQVTAQDISTMIRCGHRSIIFLINNGGYTIEVEIHDGPYNVIKNWNYTGLVDAIYNGEGRCWTSKVRTEEELEDAISKATEEQKDSLCFIEVIVHKDDTSKELLEWGSRVSAANSRPPNPQ is encoded by the exons atggAAGACGGGCATACCACCGGGTTTAACCGGCGGGCGGCCGGGACGCTGGGCCGGCACCTGGCCCGGCGCCTGGTCCAGATCGGAGTCCGGGACGTGTTCTCGGTGCCGGGAGACTTCAATCTGACCCTCCTCGACCACCTGATCGCCGAGCCCGGGCTCAATTTGGTCGGGTGCTGCAACGAGCTCAACGCCGGCTACGCGGCTGACGGCTACGCCCGGGCCCGCGGCGTGGGCGCTTGCGTCGTGACCTTCACCGTGGGCGGGCTCAGCGTCATCAACGCCATCGCCGGCTCCTACAGCGAGAATCTTCCCATCATTTGTATAGTCGGCGGTCCCAATTCCAACGACTACGGCACCAACCGCATCCTCCACCACACCATCGGCCTCCCCGATTTCTCTCAGGAGCTCCGCTGCTTCCAGGCCGTCACTTGCTTCCAG GCTGTGGTGAATAATTTGGAAGATGCGCATGAACTGATCGACACGGCGATATCGACGGCGCTCAAGGAGTCCAAGCCTGTTTACATCAGCGTCAGCTGCAACTTGCCGGCGATTCCGCATCCGACTTTTGCCCCGGAGCCGGTGCCATATTTTCTTGCGCCTAA GGTGAGCAACCAAATGGTACTAGAGGCTGCAGTGGAGGCAACAGCAGAGGTTCTGAACAAGGCTGTGAAGCCGGTTTTAGTTGCAGGTCCCAGACTGAGGGTAGCCAAGGCTCAGCAAGCCTTTGTAGAAGTAGCCAATGCATGTGGGTACCCAATAGCTATTATGCCATCTGGGAAGGGGCTTGTGCCAGAGCACCACCCCCATTTCATTGGGACCTACTGGGGTGCGGTCAGCACCAATTTCTGTGGTGAGATTGTGGAGTCAGCTGATGCATATGTCTTTGTTGGCCCAATCTTCAACGATTACAGCTCTGTGGGTTATTCTTTGCTGATCAAGAAAGAGAAATCGGTGATTGTGCAGCCCAACCGGGTGACTGTTGGTAATGGCCCTTCCTTCGGTTGGGTTTTCATGGCCGATTTCTTAACTGCACTTGCACAGAAGCTCAAGAAGAATACCACAGCCTTGGAGAATTATCGACGGATCTTTGTACCACCCTGCCTTCCTCTCAAACGCGAGAGCAATGAGCCTTTGAGGGTCAACATCCTTTTTAAGCATATCCAG AACATGTTGAGTGGAGATACGGCGGTTATCTCAGAGACTGGTGACTCTTGGTTCAACTGCCAAAAGCTTAGATTGCCGGCGAATTGTGG ATATGAGTTCCAGATGCAGTATGGGTCTATTGGATGGTCAGTTGGTGCCACTCTTGGATATGCGCAAGCTGCCAAGGATAAACGTGTAATTGCCTGCATAGGAGATGGGAGCTTCCAG gTGACGGCGCAGGATATTTCCACAATGATCCGTTGTGGGCACCGAAGCATTATATTTCTCATCAATAATGGTGGCTACACCATCGAAGTAGAGATCCATGATGGTCCTTACAATGTGATCAAGAACTGGAATTATACTGGATTGGTTGATGCTATTTACAATGGCGAAGGCAGATGTTGGACTTCCAAG GTGCGCACAGAGGAAGAATTGGAAGATGCCATTTCGAAGGCCACCGAGGAGCAGAAAGATAGTTTGTGCTTTATTGAGGTCATAGTGCATAAAGATGATACAAGCAAGGAGCTCCTGGAGTGGGGATCAAGAGTCTCGGCAGCCAACAGTCGCCCTCCAAATCCACAATAG
- the LOC120112313 gene encoding protein ALP1-like isoform X1, with protein sequence MYLHYMFIYHLFYLLQMFYFLHNMFSTGMGSIDNSSEENYSSEDEIVDNDNYNILLTATVGMVTEYYTKYIKKEPCRTSYQTGYKFVSEILHGNPYRCQQQFRMEKHVFINLCMELKIKYGLKASRYIPVEELVSMFLMILGHGFGNRMVQERFQHSGETVSRYFTHVLNAVLRMSKDIITPLDKEFKNIPSKIRDDHRWWPYFKDCIGAIDGTHIPVKISPSKQVPYIGRKGIPTQNVMACCDFDMRFTFVCAGWEGTAHDTRIFLDAIHRKELQFPHPPRGKYYLVDAGYPHMLGYMGPYKGERYHLPDFRRGSQPKGMHEIFNHAHSSLRCTIERTFGCWKSRWRMLSTMPNFSYHKQVQIVVASMAIHNFIRNHAIKDLEFQPYDDNEDLLPSDCLEINEPQEELSAEQSQILGNREMDILRDHIASQLIAR encoded by the exons ATGTATTTGcattatatgtttatatatcatttgttttatttgctacagatgttttattttttgcataatATGTTTTCTACAGGTATGGGCAGCATTGACAATAGTTCTGAGGAGAATTATTCCAGTGAAGATGAGATAGTTGATAATGATAATTATAATATTCTACTAACTGCAACTGTTGGTATGGTTACTGAATATTAcacaaaatatattaaaaaggaGCCTTGTAGGACCTCTTATCAAACCGGATACAAGTTTGTATCAGAAATTTTACATGGCAATCCATATAGATGCCAACAACAATTTCGAATGGAAAAACATGTATTTATTAATCTGTGCATGGAATTGAAAATCAAATATGGTTTAAAGGCTTCTAGATATATTCCTGTTGAGGAGCTGGTgtctatgtttttgatgattctaggacATGGGTTTGGGAATAGGATGGTTCAAGAAAGATTTCAACATTCCGGAGAAACAGTTAGTAGATATTTCACCCATGTTTTAAATGCTGTTTTAAGGATGTCCAAGGATATTATTACCCCGCTGgataaagagttcaaaaatattCCAAGTAAAATCCGCGATGATCATCGTTGGTGGCCTTATTTTAAGGACTGCATTGGAGCAATTGATGGCACCCATATACCAGTGAAAATTTCTCCATCCAAACAAGTACCATATATTGGCCGAAAAGGGATTCCTACACAAAATGTTATGGCTTGTTGTGATTTTGATATGCGTTTCACTTTTGTTTGTGCTGGATGGGAAGGTACTGCTCATGATACTCGTATTTTTTTAGATGCTATACACAGAAAAGAGCTCCAATTTCCACACCCACCTAGAG gtAAATATTATTTGGTGGATGCAGGATATCCTCACATGTTGGGATATATGGGGCCTTACAAAGGGGAGAGGTATCATTTACCAGATTTTCGACGTGGAAGTCAACCAAAGGGTATGCATGAAATCTTTAATCATGCACATTCCTCCCTGAGATGCACTATTGAGAGGACATTCGGATGCTGGAAAAGTAGATGGAGAATGTTGAGTACCATGCCCAACTTTTCTTATCATAAACAAGTCCAAATTGTGGTGGCTTCCATGGCTATTCATAATTTTATTAGAAATCATGCAATCAAAGATTTGGAGTTTCAGCCTTATGATGATAATGAGGATCTACTCCCTTCTGATTGTTTAGAGATTAATGAACCACAGGAAGAACTGAGTGCAGAGCAAAGCCAAATATTGGGTAACCGTGAGATGGATATTCTGCGTGATCATATTGCTTCTCAACTTATAGCTCGTTGA
- the LOC103718953 gene encoding riboflavin synthase: MATVRTPFSLSLLKTPKSSLPNISKAFFHPTSVSHSLSISLKCHNGFNPLHLKPYLSPFVGNSKPRKSATGVAVKSLFTGIVEEMGQVQHLGPSRDGGFEMRIAAKTVLGGVQLGDSIAVNGTCLTVTDFDPAASHFTVGLSPETLRKTNLGDLVNGSPVNLERALQPTSRMGGHFVQGHVDGTGEIVSMEPEGDSVWVKVKAPPELLRLVVPKGFITVDGTSLTVVSVYEEEKCFDFMLVVYTQQKVVIPLKKVGDKVNLEVDILGKYIEKLLKSGIGSAASVSFS, translated from the coding sequence ATGGCAACAGTTCgcacccccttctctctctccctcctcaaAACCCCCAAATCCTCGCTTCCCAATATCTCCAAAGCCTTCTTCCACCCCACCTCCGTCTCCCACTCCCTCTCGATCTCCCTTAAATGCCACAATGGGTTCAATCCCCTTCATCTAAAACCCTATCTATCCCCCTTCGTCGGGAACTCCAAACCCCGAAAATCCGCCACCGGCGTAGCCGTCAAGTCCCTCTTCACCGGCATCGTGGAAGAGATGGGCCAGGTCCAGCACTTGGGGCCCTCCCGTGACGGGGGCTTTGAGATGAGAATCGCCGCAAAGACCGTCCTCGGCGGCGTCCAGCTCGGTGATAGTATCGCCGTCAATGGCACCTGCCTCACCGTCACCGACTTCGACCCCGCTGCCTCCCACTTTACCGTCGGCCTCTCGCCGGAGACCCTCCGGAAGACCAACCTCGGCGATCTCGTCAACGGCTCGCCGGTAAATCTGGAGCGGGCCCTCCAGCCGACCTCGAGGATGGGCGGGCACTTCGTCCAGGGACACGTCGATGGGACCGGCGAGATCGTGTCGATGGAGCCCGAGGGGGACTCGGTCTGGGTGAAGGTAAAGGCGCCGCCGGAGCTGCTCCGTCTCGTGGTGCCCAAGGGATTTATCACGGTGGACGGGACGAGCCTAACGGTGGTCAGCGTTTACGAGGAGGAGAAATGCTTCGACTTTATGCTGGTCGTCTATACCCAACAGAAGGTGGTGATACCTTTGAAAAAAGTGGGGGATAAGGTGAACTTGGAGGTCGATATACTGGGGAAGTATATTGAGAAGTTGCTAAAGAGCGGGATTGGGTCTGCTGCTTCTGTTAGCTTCTCATGA
- the LOC120112314 gene encoding L10-interacting MYB domain-containing protein-like, translating into MSKKSQHTLAGPSTQDEKKRKAIWNEKLIEEFIDICIGEVEAGNRPGTHFNRLGWANIIKKFNEKTGNQYDYKKFKNKWDNLKANWSIWMKLVGKETGLGWDPVRNTIDAPDAWWEKKLQEIPDAAKFRERGLQHAIKLDRLFRGTSATGEGAWAPALLLQEDVEDTIEVYERLDGVNNDTFEGLGDSDEDHHMIAYKIDDVPTDNFNVNLTLASDAIQERGKKRVSSTLHDKKCKKVGGAAQLSQQLSRLIDAVEKKSTVPSKMIDKPGRSIDEVMDVVHMMPEMVAQPELLLIAAEVLLKREHREMFMALRDTNLRIEWLKRMSNLHK; encoded by the exons ATGTCTAAGAAGAGCCAACATACCCTTGCTGGTCCATCAACCCAagatgagaagaagaggaaggccaTTTGGAATGAAAAATTGATAGAGGAGTTTATCGATATATGTATTGGTGAAGTTGAAGCTGGTAATCGCCCAGGAACACATTTCAATAGGTTAGGGTGGGCcaatataattaagaaattcaaTGAGAAGACTGGAAATCAATATGactacaaaaaatttaaaaataagtgGGATAACCTGAAAGCAAATTGGAGCATTTGGATGAAATTGGTGGGAAAGGAAACAGGACTTGGATGGGATCCTGTTAGAAATACAATAGATGCACCAGATGCATGgtgggaaaaaaaattgcag GAGATTCCTGATGCAGCTAAGTTTCGAGAACGTGGTCTACAACATGCCATAAAATTGGATAGGTTATTTAGAGGTACTAGTGCCACTGGGGAGGGGGCCTGGGCACCAGCTTTACTGTTGCAGGAGGATGTTGAGGACACAATTGAAGTATATGAGAGGTTGGATGGGGTTAATAATGATACATTTGAGGGCTTAGGTGACTCAGATGAGGACCATCATATGATTGCATATAAAATTGATGATGTTCCCACTGATAATTTTAATGTTAACCTTACTCTTGCATCTGATGCTATccaagagagaggaaagaaaagagttAGCTCTACTTTGCATGATAAAAAATGCAAGAAGGTTGGGGGTGCTGCACAACTATCTCAGCAATTGAGTCGTCTTATTGATGCAGTGGAGAAGAAAAGTACAGTGCCATCCAAGATGATTGATAAACCTGGACGTAGTATCGATGAGGTGATGGACGTAGTGCATATGATGCCTGAGATGGTAGCACAACCTGAACTGCTTTTGATTGCTGCTGAGGTGCTCCTTAAAAGAGAACATCGAGAGATGTTTATGGCACTCCGAGATACCAATCTTCGAATTGAATGGCTCAAGCGAATGTCAAACTTACATAAGTAG
- the LOC120112313 gene encoding protein ALP1-like isoform X2 — protein MGSIDNSSEENYSSEDEIVDNDNYNILLTATVGMVTEYYTKYIKKEPCRTSYQTGYKFVSEILHGNPYRCQQQFRMEKHVFINLCMELKIKYGLKASRYIPVEELVSMFLMILGHGFGNRMVQERFQHSGETVSRYFTHVLNAVLRMSKDIITPLDKEFKNIPSKIRDDHRWWPYFKDCIGAIDGTHIPVKISPSKQVPYIGRKGIPTQNVMACCDFDMRFTFVCAGWEGTAHDTRIFLDAIHRKELQFPHPPRGKYYLVDAGYPHMLGYMGPYKGERYHLPDFRRGSQPKGMHEIFNHAHSSLRCTIERTFGCWKSRWRMLSTMPNFSYHKQVQIVVASMAIHNFIRNHAIKDLEFQPYDDNEDLLPSDCLEINEPQEELSAEQSQILGNREMDILRDHIASQLIAR, from the exons ATGGGCAGCATTGACAATAGTTCTGAGGAGAATTATTCCAGTGAAGATGAGATAGTTGATAATGATAATTATAATATTCTACTAACTGCAACTGTTGGTATGGTTACTGAATATTAcacaaaatatattaaaaaggaGCCTTGTAGGACCTCTTATCAAACCGGATACAAGTTTGTATCAGAAATTTTACATGGCAATCCATATAGATGCCAACAACAATTTCGAATGGAAAAACATGTATTTATTAATCTGTGCATGGAATTGAAAATCAAATATGGTTTAAAGGCTTCTAGATATATTCCTGTTGAGGAGCTGGTgtctatgtttttgatgattctaggacATGGGTTTGGGAATAGGATGGTTCAAGAAAGATTTCAACATTCCGGAGAAACAGTTAGTAGATATTTCACCCATGTTTTAAATGCTGTTTTAAGGATGTCCAAGGATATTATTACCCCGCTGgataaagagttcaaaaatattCCAAGTAAAATCCGCGATGATCATCGTTGGTGGCCTTATTTTAAGGACTGCATTGGAGCAATTGATGGCACCCATATACCAGTGAAAATTTCTCCATCCAAACAAGTACCATATATTGGCCGAAAAGGGATTCCTACACAAAATGTTATGGCTTGTTGTGATTTTGATATGCGTTTCACTTTTGTTTGTGCTGGATGGGAAGGTACTGCTCATGATACTCGTATTTTTTTAGATGCTATACACAGAAAAGAGCTCCAATTTCCACACCCACCTAGAG gtAAATATTATTTGGTGGATGCAGGATATCCTCACATGTTGGGATATATGGGGCCTTACAAAGGGGAGAGGTATCATTTACCAGATTTTCGACGTGGAAGTCAACCAAAGGGTATGCATGAAATCTTTAATCATGCACATTCCTCCCTGAGATGCACTATTGAGAGGACATTCGGATGCTGGAAAAGTAGATGGAGAATGTTGAGTACCATGCCCAACTTTTCTTATCATAAACAAGTCCAAATTGTGGTGGCTTCCATGGCTATTCATAATTTTATTAGAAATCATGCAATCAAAGATTTGGAGTTTCAGCCTTATGATGATAATGAGGATCTACTCCCTTCTGATTGTTTAGAGATTAATGAACCACAGGAAGAACTGAGTGCAGAGCAAAGCCAAATATTGGGTAACCGTGAGATGGATATTCTGCGTGATCATATTGCTTCTCAACTTATAGCTCGTTGA